The window tatttttgttcaaacTTATGCTTATTGCTGGAATTAAGATTTAAGgactgtatttattttcatttgttgtgATTTGTGGGACAGGTATACTGTACAGTGCCCAGGATCTTCTGTTATACTACCCCAATGATCCTCCAGATTCAAGAGTATTCGTTCTGCAACCTAGTAACTATAAATTGCCATATGAAAGTGTTAAGATAAAAAGTAAGGATGgatttaaaattcatatgttTCTAATAAAGCAGCCTACAATTAGTAACCATAGACCGACCATGATATTTTTTCATGGTAATGCTGGAAACATGGGCCAAAGGTCAGTATAGTATGCAACACTTACACATTCAAGTCATTTTTGTATTGATTGCCATTCATCTAATCCTCAATCACAGTCTGCTAAATATATTCTCACTAAAAACTAAATAGCAATATGAATGATTGAACATGCTTCATTAGCCATAGTTGTTGGTTTTGAAAACTGATTATAAAGCTGTAGAGactgaaaaaaattgtataattaatcttgtaaaTTCTTTTAGATTGTGTAATGTGTCTggattttatcataaattaaacataaatatcctACTGGTAGAGTACAGAGGTTATGGACTTTCTGAGGGCTCTCCCTCGGAACAGGGTCTGTACTTGGATGCTCAAACTGCTTTTGACTACCTCATGCAAAGAAACGATATCGACCGCACTCAAATTATATTGTTTGGAAGATCTCTCGGTTGGTACCTTAATCGCagctataaaattacatttgttttcttttatggtACAGGTCTCACTTTatggtacatttttattttgtctctgCAGGTGGAGCTGTGGCGATAGATCTAGCTTCACGCTTGGAGTATAAGAACAAGATATGGGCATTGATAGTCGAAAACACTTTTACTAGTATCCCCGACATGGCGAAGATATTGCTGAAGTGGAGATGTCTCAATTGGCTGCCAATGTTTTGTCATAAGAATAAGGTGAGCAGTCTCGAGTCCGGGCTGAAGGCGCGGCGAGACGTGTCCGATGTAACGTGGTACCGTTCGTGCAGTACATGTCGCTGCACAAGATGAGCAGCGTGTCGAGCGCGACGCTGGTGGTGTGCGGCGCGTGCGACGCGCTGGTGCCGCCGCGCATGGCGCGCGAGCTGCTCGTGCGCTGCGG is drawn from Vanessa cardui chromosome Z, ilVanCard2.1, whole genome shotgun sequence and contains these coding sequences:
- the LOC124542961 gene encoding protein ABHD13 — its product is MYHILRVLLYRLWVVSTFTLFSSAIIFWFYGFFLALTVFSFGISGILYSAQDLLLYYPNDPPDSRVFVLQPSNYKLPYESVKIKSKDGFKIHMFLIKQPTISNHRPTMIFFHGNAGNMGQRLCNVSGFYHKLNINILLVEYRGYGLSEGSPSEQGLYLDAQTAFDYLMQRNDIDRTQIILFGRSLGGAVAIDLASRLEYKNKIWALIVENTFTSIPDMAKILLKWRCLNWLPMFCHKNKYMSLHKMSSVSSATLVVCGACDALVPPRMARELLVRCGAPLKRLAVLSGGGHDDTWTRPDYYAALQRFLLDVPPLPDDARVTVVHTV